A single region of the Thermodesulfatator indicus DSM 15286 genome encodes:
- a CDS encoding HDOD domain-containing protein produces the protein MPQLYLPIAIIIVFFILLFFFTRKRDSNFKKENILIPLETNNGGQNRIPNEDLPKEVKKNKIYYQKLLKKRRSLQIYKLDKFAIKTSRELNTNQKEFLYKELKKFPLPSGAAWQLSEMLRDPLVDSKEVAALASTDPVISGRLLALVNSAYFRPSSGNNITSIHHAILYLGFNQVRNLLFQLMLEQTINKHSPLPKEEINKIWLHSAAVSVAAGEIAKRLQEHPGLALTAGLMHDVGKFFLPYFKQEDTGSLLLHEDTEDLPPIISEENVTGFSHPVIGEVLCYIWRLPKEIAKTVAYHHFGDFKRIEKLSSKEKKVIITVALADYICHLLGYAEEEPFLYEIPKEALKSCGFPVCPEFLITPQLEKEIEKMIKLLKGYTT, from the coding sequence AAAAAGAGAATATTTTGATCCCATTAGAAACAAATAATGGTGGCCAGAACCGTATTCCTAATGAAGACCTTCCCAAAGAGGTGAAAAAAAATAAAATTTATTACCAAAAGCTCCTAAAAAAGAGAAGATCTTTACAAATATATAAACTTGATAAATTTGCTATTAAAACCTCTCGAGAACTAAACACCAACCAAAAAGAATTTTTGTATAAAGAACTCAAAAAATTTCCTTTACCCTCTGGGGCAGCCTGGCAACTATCAGAAATGCTGAGAGATCCTTTAGTAGATTCAAAAGAAGTAGCTGCCCTGGCCTCTACAGATCCAGTTATTTCAGGACGTCTTTTGGCTCTAGTAAATTCCGCCTACTTTAGACCTTCTTCTGGAAATAACATTACTTCTATACATCACGCCATTTTGTATCTGGGGTTTAACCAGGTAAGAAATTTACTTTTTCAATTAATGCTTGAACAAACTATAAATAAACACTCTCCTTTACCCAAAGAGGAAATAAATAAAATCTGGTTGCACTCGGCCGCAGTTTCCGTGGCCGCCGGAGAAATTGCCAAACGCTTACAAGAACATCCTGGCCTCGCCCTTACTGCCGGCCTTATGCACGACGTAGGTAAATTCTTTCTACCTTATTTTAAACAGGAGGACACAGGCAGTTTACTATTACATGAAGATACAGAAGATTTGCCTCCTATTATTAGTGAAGAAAATGTTACCGGCTTTAGCCATCCAGTTATTGGTGAGGTTCTTTGTTATATATGGCGACTACCTAAAGAAATAGCTAAAACCGTGGCTTATCACCATTTTGGCGATTTCAAGCGAATCGAAAAGCTTTCTTCCAAAGAGAAAAAAGTGATTATTACCGTGGCTCTAGCTGATTATATTTGCCATCTTCTAGGATATGCAGAAGAAGAACCTTTTCTTTATGAAATACCTAAAGAAGCCTTAAAGTCTTGCGGGTTTCCTGTATGTCCGGAATTTTTAATTACTCCACAATTAGAAAAAGAAATTGAAAAAATGATAAAGCTTCTAAAAGGATATACAACTTAG
- a CDS encoding IS5 family transposase — protein MFRENNTNLTIGEHLIYQNLPDDILARINKLINWDPFQQILVSLHPSKVGRKAYNPVQMLKILIIQQIYGHSDPEMELMLKGNLFYRRFLGLSAIDPVPDHSTISRFRSDLKSLNLYRRCFEELKRQLAQKGFELRSGKIIDARLVKAARRPGKDDDASFTQKGKKTDYGYKDHIAIDVKNEFVSEFVCTPANVHDSQVLDELLEGEEASVFADKAYDKHELRRRCRKKGIFCGVLAKARRNRPLSARQKKRNRIFSRIRAKVERVFGIFSLHLQREKARYVGLFANEIHLFLTCFTYNLLNLAWQMKRKEAI, from the coding sequence ATGTTCAGAGAAAATAATACAAATCTAACTATAGGCGAACATCTTATCTATCAAAACTTACCTGATGACATCTTGGCTCGTATCAATAAACTCATCAATTGGGATCCTTTTCAACAAATCCTCGTTTCTCTTCATCCTTCTAAAGTTGGACGCAAGGCTTATAACCCCGTCCAGATGCTAAAAATCCTCATCATTCAACAAATCTACGGCCACTCTGACCCGGAAATGGAACTTATGCTCAAAGGCAACCTCTTCTACCGTCGCTTCCTTGGCCTCTCTGCTATTGACCCCGTTCCTGACCACTCTACTATATCTCGCTTCCGTTCTGATCTCAAATCCTTGAACCTTTATCGTAGGTGCTTTGAAGAACTTAAACGCCAGCTCGCTCAGAAGGGTTTTGAACTTCGCTCTGGCAAAATCATTGATGCTCGTCTGGTTAAAGCGGCTAGACGTCCTGGCAAGGATGACGATGCCTCCTTTACCCAAAAAGGCAAAAAGACTGACTACGGCTACAAAGACCATATTGCTATTGACGTTAAAAATGAGTTTGTTTCAGAGTTCGTTTGCACACCAGCTAACGTGCACGATTCCCAAGTTCTTGATGAATTACTTGAAGGAGAAGAGGCAAGTGTTTTTGCAGATAAAGCTTATGATAAGCATGAGTTAAGGAGGAGGTGTCGTAAGAAGGGGATATTTTGTGGAGTTTTAGCAAAGGCCAGGAGGAATAGGCCCCTTTCGGCCAGACAGAAGAAGAGGAATCGAATTTTTTCTCGTATAAGGGCCAAGGTAGAGCGAGTATTTGGCATTTTTTCCTTACATCTTCAGAGGGAGAAGGCGAGATATGTGGGACTATTTGCCAACGAAATTCATTTATTTTTAACCTGTTTTACGTATAATCTTTTGAATTTAGCGTGGCAGATGAAGAGGAAGGAGGCGATTTAG
- a CDS encoding DUF4234 domain-containing protein: protein MENDYRNEKRLPSALPEPTSVAKEVILTLITCGLWGLIWQYQQIKTVNALLGREEFHFWKWLLFTFITCGLYHLYHEYLMGRAIVRVQHKYGLPPSESLPAISLIVTLLSLGIITDALQQKELNLIIEELREQTGPRI from the coding sequence ATGGAAAATGATTACAGGAATGAAAAACGTTTACCGTCTGCGCTGCCAGAACCTACAAGTGTAGCCAAAGAGGTTATCCTCACCTTGATAACTTGTGGGCTTTGGGGGCTTATCTGGCAGTATCAACAAATAAAGACGGTTAATGCTCTCCTTGGTCGAGAAGAATTCCACTTTTGGAAATGGCTTCTTTTCACTTTTATAACTTGCGGACTTTATCACTTATATCATGAATATCTCATGGGGCGAGCTATTGTACGCGTTCAACATAAATACGGTCTTCCGCCAAGTGAAAGTCTCCCGGCCATTTCTCTCATAGTAACGCTTCTTTCCTTGGGAATTATTACTGATGCCTTACAGCAAAAAGAACTAAATCTTATAATTGAAGAACTTAGAGAACAAACAGGACCTCGAATTTAA
- a CDS encoding DUF2752 domain-containing protein, protein MSVLNFLGQKWVLHLPLPWICPIKALTGYPCPGCGLTDAFRFLLQGEVRLAFFTNPLVFLVLAILISIAILPEKTLITFQKKRGWECLLVLVLGWWIFRLIFGL, encoded by the coding sequence TTGTCGGTCCTAAACTTTCTAGGGCAGAAGTGGGTACTGCACCTACCTCTGCCCTGGATTTGTCCTATAAAGGCCTTAACCGGATACCCTTGCCCAGGATGTGGCCTTACTGATGCCTTTAGATTTTTGCTTCAGGGAGAAGTAAGATTAGCCTTTTTTACTAATCCGTTAGTGTTTTTGGTACTGGCTATTCTAATTTCCATAGCCATTCTTCCAGAAAAAACTTTGATTACCTTTCAAAAGAAAAGAGGCTGGGAATGCTTACTGGTATTAGTACTTGGTTGGTGGATTTTCAGGCTTATTTTTGGCCTTTAA
- the trpC gene encoding indole-3-glycerol phosphate synthase TrpC, whose translation MKNILEKILLTKQKEVLARKERGLFFRPFWDYPRKSLEKALKTQDFAIIAEIKKASPSKGLIAREFHPKKIAEEYENAGAAAISCLTDEPFFHGHLEFLAAVREVTKLPLLRKDFIIDEIQIEEARAFGADAVLLIVAALSPEKLNSLLEKTYELGLEALVEVHDEKELEIAIEVGAKIIGINNRNLKTFEVKIETSLALAAKVSEEIILVSESGIKDHADICLLKAAGIKAALIGETLMRAKDKEATLYQLLKGQK comes from the coding sequence ATGAAAAACATTTTAGAAAAGATTTTGCTCACCAAACAAAAAGAAGTGTTAGCTCGTAAAGAGAGGGGGTTATTTTTTCGTCCTTTCTGGGACTATCCACGAAAATCTCTAGAGAAAGCCCTTAAAACTCAAGACTTTGCTATTATCGCTGAAATCAAGAAGGCCTCTCCTTCAAAAGGTCTCATTGCCCGAGAGTTTCATCCTAAAAAAATCGCTGAGGAATACGAAAATGCTGGGGCTGCTGCCATTTCTTGCCTGACAGATGAACCTTTTTTTCATGGACATCTGGAATTCCTCGCCGCTGTACGAGAAGTGACCAAACTTCCTCTTTTGCGGAAAGACTTCATTATTGACGAAATCCAAATTGAAGAAGCTCGAGCCTTTGGAGCTGATGCTGTGCTTTTAATTGTAGCCGCCCTTTCTCCAGAAAAACTTAATAGTTTACTAGAAAAGACCTACGAATTAGGGCTTGAAGCCCTGGTTGAAGTACACGATGAAAAAGAATTGGAAATAGCCATTGAAGTTGGAGCTAAAATAATCGGAATAAATAACCGTAATCTTAAAACCTTTGAAGTAAAAATTGAGACTTCTTTGGCGTTGGCGGCTAAGGTATCTGAAGAAATTATTTTGGTTTCAGAATCAGGGATTAAAGATCACGCAGACATTTGTCTCTTAAAAGCAGCGGGAATCAAAGCCGCTTTAATAGGAGAAACTTTAATGCGAGCCAAAGACAAAGAAGCTACACTCTATCAACTTCTTAAAGGCCAAAAATAA